Within the Novosphingobium pentaromativorans US6-1 genome, the region CGTGAAGCGCGATTTCCTCGACACTGCGCAGTGCGATGCCCTGATCGCGCTGATCGAGGCGGAACACCGGCCCTCGACTGTCGCCAACTACAACGGCGACGACGTTTTTCGCACCAGCTCCACCTGCGACCTGTCCCCCGACGTTGGCGCCGTGGCCGCCCTTGCCCGAAAGCTCTGCGATATTTCCGGCATCGACCCTGCCCATGCCGAACCCTTGCAGGGCCAACGCTACGAGGTCGGCCAGGAATTCAAGGCCCACACGGACTATTTCGAGCCCAACAACAGCGATTTCGAAAAGTACTGCAGCGTTTCCGGCCAGCGCACCTGGACCTTCATGATCTACCTGAACGACGTGGATGCCGGCGGCGCCACGCGCTTCAAGGTGATCAACAAGCTGATCCAGCCCGAACGCGGCAAGCTCGTCGCCTGGAACAACCGCCGCCCGGACGGCAGCCTCAATCCCGCCACCCTGCACCACGCAATGAAGGTGCGTCAGG harbors:
- a CDS encoding prolyl hydroxylase family protein, coding for MTAPGESSGAALLRTGMQRFPSSRLELFVKRDFLDTAQCDALIALIEAEHRPSTVANYNGDDVFRTSSTCDLSPDVGAVAALARKLCDISGIDPAHAEPLQGQRYEVGQEFKAHTDYFEPNNSDFEKYCSVSGQRTWTFMIYLNDVDAGGATRFKVINKLIQPERGKLVAWNNRRPDGSLNPATLHHAMKVRQGRKYVVTQWFRERPWS